In Haliotis asinina isolate JCU_RB_2024 chromosome 16, JCU_Hal_asi_v2, whole genome shotgun sequence, the following are encoded in one genomic region:
- the LOC137268808 gene encoding uncharacterized protein, with protein sequence MTGLYGSDIESYPRSRLNSGKLSMGWKKDSLSAIQSLATEHSSGRPDTIHEILVLIQKLRQENEKEVTLCWIPSHVGIPGNERADKLARQALELNVSLEHPYSKSEIRSMIQNSITSKWQRLWNTSDKGK encoded by the exons ATGACGGGGCTGTATGGGTCAGACATCGAGAGCTATCCAAGATCCAGGCTCAACTCCGGGAAGCTCTCGATGGGGTGGAAAAAAG ATTCTCTCAGTGCAATCCAGTCACTGGCAACTGAGCACTCCAGCGGTAGACCCGACACCATCCATGAGATCCTGGTTCTCATTCAGAAACTAAGACAGGAAAATGAGAAGGAGGTCACGCTGTGCTGGATACCATCTCACGTTGGTATACCCGGCAATGAGAGAGCAGACAAACTAGCCAGACAGGCGCTAGAATTGAATGTATCACTGGAACATCCCTATTCAAAGAGCGAAATCCGAAGCATGATCCAGAATTCAATCACTAGCAAGTGGCAGAGGCTCTGGAACACCTCAGACAAAGGCAAATGA